A single window of Salvelinus namaycush isolate Seneca chromosome 11, SaNama_1.0, whole genome shotgun sequence DNA harbors:
- the tmem71 gene encoding transmembrane protein 71, producing MALPFSGAVTSSPIKRKREKTLANESCQSLGLSLLSSPDSSYECYSVNPVTGSPSSCRRSPRLLNNGYYVLTEDSYTWDDEGNVSLTPSKIKLSYKENLVRIFRRRRKARRSLASLFSDMTETCQSWLDEKVFGGVRHPPLAESSWMEHSTTDLDTSCSFTYDDSEMISMPTKLAHEPMLQEEIVTETCVHQEHFGQPLGGLLDVPPPSAFLSNSCCPPKPQPADFPMVKALFIILMVFIFSAVFSRCLLWGLTMAFTTFILIMIHLFVSQSGSMGKWRKAKTEDITSKNE from the exons GTTCAcctataaagagaaagagagaaaaaacattGGCTAACGAGTCATGTCAAAG CCTGGGCCTATCCCTCCTGTCATCTCCAGATTCATCATATGAGTGTTACTCCGTGAACCCCGTGACGGGCTCCCCCAGCTCCTGCCGCCGGAGCCCCCGCCTCCTCAACAACGGCTACTACGTTCTGACTGAGGACAGCTACACCTGGGATGACGAAGGCAatgtctctctcaccccctccaaAATCAAACTGTCCTACAAAGAGAATCTAGTCAG AATCTTCAGACGCAGGCGGAAGGCCCGCCGGTCTCTAGCTAGTCTGTTTAGTGACATGACTGAGACGTGTCAGTCATGGCTGGATGAGAAAGTGTTTGGAGGGGTGCGTCACCCACCACTTGCAGAGTCCTCCTGGATGGAGCATAGCACCACCGATTTGGACACCAGCTGCAGCTTCACTTATG ATGACAGTGAGATGATTTCCATGCCCACGAAGTTGGCTCACGAGCCAATGCTACAGGAGGAGATCGTCACGGAGACCTGTGTCCACCAGGAGCATTTCGGCCAACCCCTGGGTGGCCTTCTGGATGTCCCGCCcccctcagccttcctctccaaTAGCTGCTGTCCCCCTAAACCCCAGCCAGCAG ATTTTCCCATGGTGAAAGCGCTCTTCATCATTCTCATGGTCTTTATCTTCTCTGCCGTATTTTCAAG GTGTCTGTTGTGGGGACTGACAATGGCATTCACCACATTTATATTGATAATGATACATCTAT TCGTCTCACAGTCTGGGTCCATGGGCAAGTGGAGAAAAGCGAAGACCGAG GATATTACATCAAAAAATGAGTAG
- the LOC120055459 gene encoding zinc finger protein 135-like, with translation MLFYRLFLLHFVLTILKAFPLVMANSVAFHTQLASIMEVLANAAVAEICELVDNGYAVLHVEISRGQKENEALRRKLRLMEMKVSSASALREGMGNSILLHSRSRAHLGMESKKTSNSEVRCRRAIDSQLVTSMFRHRESSGDTGQTTTQRKPAGLEERNPKSPTIKEEMWDESWENHDQWERLSSGALNHSADGGERQSNVDTEAAQPISKQENASSCLWVSGETDNSLLPGSNNPSVNKRSLNPGLENGDGILNSVGLDCMMFEPHRQLGTLSSQGPGADLPECSYSHVDVVPTQSDSENGFSYEMNKVIPSITEHKKPVAYQDGRQRAPLPSEPHRTVGKGMETGSNALVMTDGLVSHDSHNNDGSNNGDVSAGKLLICSFCGKTLACLKNLKTHLRVHTGEKPFSCAQCGKRFSDSSNLKRHQSVHTGERRYGCSHCGKRFAQSGSLKVHMSVHTGCKQFRCLHCGKTFISANHLNRHISVHDG, from the exons ATGCTTTTCTACAGACTATTTCTTCTACACTTCGTATTAACAATCCTGAAAGCATTTCCTTTAGTAATGGCAAATTCCGTTGCTTTTCACACTCAGCTAGCTTCCATCATGGAGGTTTTGGCTAATGCGGCCGTGGCTGAAATCTGCGAGCTTGTTGACAATGGCTATGCCGTCCTGCATGTGGAGATATCTCGAGGCCAGAAGGAGAATGAAGCTTTGAGGAGAAAACTACGGCTGATGGAGATGAAAGTGTCTAGTGCGAGTGCTCTGAGAGAGGGAATGGGAAACTCCATCCTTCTGCACAGTCGCTCTCGAGCTCACCTTGGCATGGAATCGAAAAAGACATCAAACA GCGAGGTACGATGTCGGAGAGCAATTGATTCCCAGTTGGTTACCAGCATGTTTAGGCACAGAGAGTCCTCAGGTGACACTGGACAAACGACAACACAGAGAAAG CCTGCAGGGTTGGAAGAGAGAAACCCCAAATCACCTACCATCAAAGAGGAGATGTGGGATGAATCCTGGGAGAATCATGACCAGTGGGAGAGACTGAGTAGCG GAGCTTTAAATCACAGTGCTGATGGAGGAGAAAGGCAATCCAACGTCGACACAGAGGCTGCTCAACCAATCAGCAAACAGGAGAACGCCAGCTCTTGTTTATGGGTGAGTGGTGAAACGGACAACAGCCTCCTGCCAGGATCAAATAACCCGAGTGTGAACAAAAGATCTTTAAACCCAGGACTGGAAAATGGTGATGGAATACTTAACAGTGTGGGCCTTGATTGTATGATGTTTGAGCCCCACAGACAACTTGGGACCCTTAGCTCACAGGGTCCTGGGGCTGATCTTCCCGAGTGCTCTTACTCTCATGTGGATGTTGTACCTACTCAATCGGATTCAGAGAATGGATTTTCCTATGAAATGAACAAAGTGATTCCCTCCATAACTGAGCACAAAAAACCTGTAGCTTACCAGGACGGTAGACAGAGGGCGCCGTTGCCCTCAGAGCCTCACAGGACTGTAGGAAAAGGCATGGAAACGGGATCCAATGCTTTGGTAATGACGGATGGTTTGGTCTCCCATGACAGTCATAACAATGATGGGAGTAACAATGGCGACGTCTCAGCAGGTAAGCTGTTAATTTGTAGTTTCTGCGGTAAGACTTTGGCTTGTCTGAAGAATCTCAAGACACACCTGAGGGTTCATACCGGGGAGAAGCCATTCAGCTGCGCACAGTGCGGGAAGCGCTTCTCTGACTCCAGCAACCTCAAGCGACACCAGAGCGTTCACACGGGGGAGAGACGCTACGGCTGCAGTCACTGCGGCAAGCGCTTCGCACAGTCGGGCTCACTCAAAGTCCACATGAGCGTACACACGGGATGTAAGCAGTTCAGATGCCTGCACTGTGGGAAGACTTTCATATCGGCCAATCACCTCAACAGACACATCAGTGTTCACGATGGATAA